The segment TTGCGGGATTTCACCCCGAACGAGCGAGCCAGAGCGGCGAAGTCCGGCGTCGCAAGGTCGACCGCGAACGTGTCGTCGAACCGCTCTTCCTCGTCGAAGCGCAGCATCCCGTACCCGCCGTCGTTCACGAGCACGATCGTGACGTCGAGGTTCTCCTGGAGGACGGTGGCGAGCTCGCCGGGCGCGAACGCGAAGCCGCCGTCGCCGCACACGACGACGGCGCGCCTTCCTGAGGCCGCGACCCCGACCGACGCCGGGAACGCGAAGCCGAGCGTGCCCCAGCCGAGGGGATACGCGAACGTGCGCGGCCGGGTGGCCGGAAGGTATCCGGCGGTCCAGTATCCGGCGATCGCCATGTCGGCCACGATCACGGCGTCCTCGGGAACCGCGTCGCGGAGACGCTCGACGAAGGCGAACGGCTGCCGGGACTGGGTTCCGCGACGGAGCGCCCGAAGGACGCTCGCGCGGACGCGCGAGACGCGTTTCGCGCCGGCTCCGGTCTTGCGCGGCTTCAGCTCGGGGAGGAGCGCGGCCAGGGCCGTCCGCGCGTCGGACTCGATGCCCACATCGGCCGCGTAGTTCCGTCTCAGATCCTCGTTCTCGACGTTGATCACGACTCGCGGGCGCGGCAGAGCGAGACGCCACCCTTGCGTGTTCATCGCGTCGAAGTCGGTCCCGATCGCGAGCAGCGCGTCGGAGGCTTCGATCAGGCGGGTCACCGCCGGCTCATGCGGCGGCAGCGCCAGCGCAAGCCGATGCCCGGCCGGGATCGCGCCCTTGCCCGCGAACGTTGTTACGACCGGCGCATCGAGCGCTTCGGCGACGGCAAGCAATTCCGCCTCGGCGCCCGACGCGATGACTCCCCCACCCGCCCAGATCACCGGCTGCTCCGCGCGCGTCAGCGCTTTGGCCGCACGGGCTATCTCGTCCGTGGAAGGCGCAGGGGGCCGGGGCGCCGCGGGGAGCGCGCGGCCGACCTTGCCGACACGCCCGTCGAGGAAGTCGAAGGGAATCTCCACGAAGGCCGGACCGCGCCGTCCTGCGAACGCCATGTTCGAGGCGTGGACGATCATGCTCGCGATCGCTTCCGGGCGCGAGACCCTCCCCGACCACACGCAGACCGCCGCCATGAGCTGAACCTGGTCCGGGCTCTCGTGGAGCGAGAAGCGCCCGCTCTTCCCGGCAAGTTGCTTAGAAGGAACCTGGGTCGAGATGTGCAGGACGGGTGAGCGCGATGCGCGCGCCTCCCCCATCGCCGCCGCCGCGTTC is part of the Actinomycetota bacterium genome and harbors:
- a CDS encoding thiamine pyrophosphate-binding protein yields the protein MSSPTITGAEAAIAQLEGLGVEVVFGIPGVHNLALFDALRRSTIRTIVVRHEQTAGYAADGYARATGKLGVCITTTGPGAANAAAAMGEARASRSPVLHISTQVPSKQLAGKSGRFSLHESPDQVQLMAAVCVWSGRVSRPEAIASMIVHASNMAFAGRRGPAFVEIPFDFLDGRVGKVGRALPAAPRPPAPSTDEIARAAKALTRAEQPVIWAGGGVIASGAEAELLAVAEALDAPVVTTFAGKGAIPAGHRLALALPPHEPAVTRLIEASDALLAIGTDFDAMNTQGWRLALPRPRVVINVENEDLRRNYAADVGIESDARTALAALLPELKPRKTGAGAKRVSRVRASVLRALRRGTQSRQPFAFVERLRDAVPEDAVIVADMAIAGYWTAGYLPATRPRTFAYPLGWGTLGFAFPASVGVAASGRRAVVVCGDGGFAFAPGELATVLQENLDVTIVLVNDGGYGMLRFDEEERFDDTFAVDLATPDFAALARSFGVKSRKTTAEALDRDLLWALRRRGPALLQLEASWAPPITTSPRWPLKGKPEARP